One Luteibacter sp. 9135 DNA segment encodes these proteins:
- a CDS encoding LysR substrate-binding domain-containing protein: protein MTLPTGQVMLDLDVLRTFSTGIALGSYARAADKLGRSTSAVSAQLKKLESQAGTVLFRKKGRGLALTDAGETLLAYAHRMLELNDEAGAAMRGAGLQGWVRLGLQEDFGETLLPAVLGRFARAHPKVRIEACVARSGELRERLELGQLDLALAWDAGDQPLSPYAERVARLPLLWIGPTAAERVDAPWWTEREHGGPGPRRPKSKEPLPLIMLDAPCPLREIVITALDRAGLPWRRAFGSASLAALWAATSAGLGLTVRTPFGLPSHVRALDRAVLSLPALPKISLVLYRAQAHAEAPASRLATLLLEAVRQQVQPMAE from the coding sequence ATGACGCTGCCTACGGGCCAGGTGATGCTCGATCTCGATGTGCTGCGCACGTTCTCTACCGGCATCGCTCTTGGCAGCTACGCGCGCGCGGCCGACAAGCTTGGGCGTTCGACCTCTGCCGTGAGCGCGCAGCTGAAGAAGCTGGAGTCACAGGCCGGCACGGTGCTGTTCCGCAAGAAGGGGCGTGGCCTGGCACTGACAGACGCTGGCGAGACACTCCTGGCCTACGCGCACCGCATGCTTGAACTCAACGACGAAGCCGGCGCCGCCATGCGCGGCGCCGGCTTGCAGGGCTGGGTGCGGCTGGGCCTGCAGGAAGACTTCGGCGAGACGTTGCTGCCAGCCGTGCTGGGGCGCTTCGCGCGCGCGCACCCCAAGGTGCGCATCGAAGCCTGCGTGGCGCGCAGCGGCGAGTTACGCGAGCGCCTCGAACTGGGGCAGCTCGACCTGGCGCTGGCGTGGGACGCGGGCGACCAGCCCCTGTCTCCGTACGCCGAGCGCGTGGCGCGGCTCCCCTTGTTATGGATCGGCCCGACGGCGGCTGAGCGGGTCGATGCCCCCTGGTGGACGGAACGCGAACACGGCGGCCCCGGCCCACGCCGGCCCAAGAGCAAAGAGCCGTTACCCCTGATCATGCTTGACGCGCCGTGCCCGTTGCGGGAGATCGTCATCACCGCGCTCGACCGTGCCGGCCTGCCCTGGCGCCGGGCCTTCGGCAGTGCCAGCCTGGCCGCGCTGTGGGCTGCCACGTCGGCAGGGCTCGGCCTCACGGTGCGCACGCCATTCGGGCTGCCCTCGCATGTGCGCGCGCTTGACCGCGCCGTGCTGTCGTTGCCGGCGCTGCCGAAGATCTCACTCGTGCTGTATCGCGCGCAGGCCCACGCCGAGGCCCCGGCGAGCCGCCTGGCGACGCTGTTGCTGGAAGCGGTGCGCCAGCAGGTGCAGCCCATGGCTGAGTGA
- the dksA gene encoding RNA polymerase-binding protein DksA: MAKNASSSAAAKGAAKKGGSGDVTSARTPASKTVAKAATKTTAPAAKKAAPAPATKPVGKPAAPTAKAAASKGAPAKAATAKAPAKAAATKAASTHAAVGKPAAGKSAPAAAKAPSKPAAAAAKPAVTAAATKSRAPAKAGPAPASPPVAKPSAPVHDAPTPVKGRTASAVGSATSSSNEKSTHPSMNSTAPQSPDNGITREDGRYALPASTLIDLPKGYKPGPDEEYMNPRHLAYFRNKLKDWRDQLVEESRQTMDNLREEVRDVGDEAERATRETENSLELRTRDRYRKLISKIDKALRRIEEGRYGFCEETDEEIGVERLDARPIATLTLDAQERREHLQKQMGD, from the coding sequence ATGGCGAAAAACGCTAGCAGTTCCGCAGCCGCCAAGGGCGCCGCCAAGAAGGGCGGGTCAGGCGATGTGACGTCGGCCAGGACGCCGGCCAGCAAGACGGTGGCCAAGGCCGCAACGAAGACGACCGCGCCCGCGGCGAAGAAGGCTGCGCCCGCGCCGGCCACGAAGCCCGTGGGCAAGCCGGCGGCGCCCACCGCCAAGGCCGCCGCGAGCAAGGGCGCTCCTGCCAAGGCCGCCACCGCGAAGGCCCCGGCCAAGGCGGCAGCCACCAAGGCGGCATCCACCCACGCTGCCGTCGGCAAGCCCGCCGCCGGCAAGTCGGCTCCGGCCGCTGCCAAGGCGCCGTCGAAGCCGGCCGCTGCCGCCGCCAAACCGGCCGTCACGGCGGCCGCGACGAAATCCAGGGCGCCGGCCAAGGCCGGGCCCGCACCCGCTTCCCCGCCGGTGGCGAAACCCTCCGCCCCGGTCCATGACGCACCGACGCCCGTGAAGGGCAGGACCGCCTCCGCGGTCGGCAGCGCCACCTCATCCAGTAACGAGAAGTCCACGCACCCCAGCATGAACAGCACCGCTCCCCAATCCCCCGACAATGGCATCACGCGCGAGGACGGCCGTTACGCACTGCCGGCTTCGACTCTCATCGACCTGCCCAAGGGCTACAAGCCCGGCCCGGACGAGGAGTACATGAATCCTCGTCACCTGGCTTATTTCCGTAACAAGCTGAAGGACTGGCGCGACCAGCTGGTCGAAGAATCCCGCCAGACCATGGACAACCTCCGTGAGGAAGTGCGCGACGTGGGCGACGAGGCCGAGCGCGCTACGCGTGAAACCGAGAACTCGCTCGAACTGCGCACCCGCGACCGCTATCGCAAGCTCATCTCCAAGATCGACAAGGCCCTGCGCCGGATCGAGGAAGGCCGTTACGGCTTCTGCGAAGAGACCGACGAGGAAATCGGCGTGGAGCGTCTCGACGCCCGCCCGATCGCCACGCTCACCCTCGATGCGCAGGAGCGCCGCGAGCACCTGCAGAAGCAGATGGGCGACTGA
- the yidD gene encoding membrane protein insertion efficiency factor YidD, with amino-acid sequence MTRLLLILLSFYKRWLSPLLGARCRFHPSCSDYTRVAIARFGPLRGSILGLWRILRCQPLCEGGHDPVPEQFVLRRCGAQGVHTHD; translated from the coding sequence GTGACCCGCCTTCTCCTGATACTGCTTTCCTTCTACAAACGGTGGCTCAGTCCCCTCCTCGGGGCCCGATGCCGCTTCCATCCATCCTGTTCCGATTACACCCGCGTCGCCATCGCCCGGTTCGGGCCACTGCGCGGCTCGATCCTGGGACTATGGCGCATCCTGCGCTGCCAGCCGCTGTGTGAAGGCGGCCACGACCCCGTCCCCGAACAATTCGTCCTGCGCCGCTGCGGCGCCCAAGGAGTGCATACCCATGACTGA
- a CDS encoding dihydroorotase, which translates to MTDAWLIKNAELINEGRRFKADVRVRGGKIATIAQDLATERDEQVIDATGLWLLPGMIDDQVHFREPGLTQKADLASESRACAAGGITSFMEMPNTKPPALGRDSLEHKYDLAAKSSVVNYAFYMGASNDNLEAIRALDPKAAPGIKVFMGASTGNMLVDNPETLDHIFRDAPTPIITHCEDTPMIDVNLAKAHEKYGDDIPMWEHPHIRSREACIKSTRLAISLAKKHNTRLHVLHISTADELALFEPGPIEGKRITAETCVHFLHFGGRADYEAKGSFIKCNPAIKDESDREAIIRALAEGRLDVLATDHAPHLLEEKEQKYDKAPSGLPLVQFALQAALQRVTEGKLTLERVVEAVCHAPAKLFDVENRGFLREGYAADLVLVDPNKPHTVTREEVLSKCGWSPFEGETFSSSIVSTFVNGQRVWNGKTVDGTVRGQRLTFDR; encoded by the coding sequence ATGACTGATGCCTGGCTCATCAAGAACGCCGAACTGATCAACGAAGGCCGCCGGTTCAAGGCCGACGTGCGCGTACGTGGCGGAAAAATCGCGACCATTGCGCAGGACTTGGCAACGGAGCGTGACGAACAGGTCATCGACGCCACCGGCCTTTGGCTGCTGCCCGGCATGATCGACGACCAGGTGCACTTCCGCGAGCCGGGGCTCACCCAGAAAGCCGACCTGGCCAGTGAATCGCGCGCCTGTGCCGCCGGCGGCATCACCAGTTTCATGGAAATGCCCAACACCAAGCCGCCCGCGCTGGGTCGCGACTCCCTGGAACACAAATACGACCTGGCCGCCAAATCGTCGGTCGTCAATTACGCCTTCTACATGGGGGCGAGCAACGACAACCTCGAGGCCATCCGCGCACTGGACCCCAAGGCCGCGCCGGGCATCAAGGTGTTCATGGGCGCGTCCACCGGCAACATGCTGGTCGACAACCCGGAAACCCTCGATCACATCTTCCGCGACGCACCCACGCCGATCATCACCCACTGCGAGGACACGCCGATGATCGACGTGAACCTCGCCAAGGCCCATGAGAAGTACGGCGACGACATCCCGATGTGGGAACACCCGCACATCCGTTCGCGCGAGGCGTGCATCAAGTCCACCCGGCTGGCCATCTCGCTCGCGAAGAAGCACAACACCCGCCTGCACGTGCTGCACATCTCCACCGCCGACGAACTGGCCCTGTTCGAGCCCGGTCCGATCGAAGGCAAGCGGATCACCGCGGAAACCTGCGTGCACTTCCTGCATTTCGGCGGCAGGGCCGACTATGAGGCAAAGGGCTCGTTCATCAAGTGCAACCCGGCGATCAAGGACGAGTCCGATCGCGAGGCCATCATCAGGGCGTTGGCCGAAGGCCGCCTGGACGTGCTCGCCACCGACCACGCCCCGCACCTGCTGGAAGAAAAGGAACAGAAGTACGACAAGGCGCCGTCCGGTCTGCCGCTGGTCCAGTTCGCCCTGCAGGCGGCGCTCCAGCGCGTGACCGAAGGCAAACTGACCCTTGAGCGAGTAGTCGAGGCCGTATGCCACGCCCCCGCCAAACTGTTCGACGTGGAGAACCGCGGCTTCCTGCGCGAGGGCTACGCGGCCGACCTGGTCCTTGTCGACCCGAACAAACCGCACACGGTCACCCGCGAGGAAGTCCTCTCCAAGTGCGGCTGGTCGCCGTTCGAAGGCGAAACCTTCTCCAGCAGCATCGTCTCGACCTTCGTCAACGGCCAGCGCGTGTGGAACGGCAAAACCGTCGATGGCACGGTCCGTGGCCAGCGCCTGACCTTCGACCGATGA
- a CDS encoding M23 family metallopeptidase, with the protein MRRIVSTALALLAVTVASAAVTDLPASVSQGGLVIAHAPPGARVTVAGKPVHVGDDGVFVFGAGRDEKGPLVVVVDGTKRQVDVTPRDWPIERVEGVPPATVNPPPEIAARIEREQAEVVAARNRDDAREDFTHGFIWPVKGRISGRFGNQRIYNGDPKAPHSGMDIAVPEGTPVKAPADGVITFAKPDLYLTGGTVLLDHGFGLSSNFLHLSRIDVTVGEHVKQGQVIGAAGKTGRATGPHVHWGFNWFGTRLDPLLLPGIH; encoded by the coding sequence ATGAGAAGGATCGTAAGCACCGCCCTCGCCCTGCTCGCGGTCACGGTGGCATCGGCCGCCGTGACCGACCTGCCCGCCAGCGTGTCGCAGGGCGGCCTGGTGATCGCCCACGCCCCCCCGGGCGCGCGGGTCACCGTCGCCGGCAAACCGGTGCACGTGGGCGACGACGGCGTATTCGTGTTCGGTGCCGGGCGCGACGAGAAAGGCCCGTTGGTCGTGGTCGTGGACGGGACGAAGCGCCAGGTCGATGTCACCCCGCGCGACTGGCCGATCGAGCGCGTGGAGGGCGTGCCGCCGGCCACCGTGAATCCGCCGCCGGAGATCGCCGCACGGATCGAGCGCGAGCAGGCCGAGGTGGTCGCCGCACGCAACCGCGACGATGCCCGCGAGGACTTCACCCACGGCTTCATCTGGCCCGTGAAGGGAAGGATCAGTGGCCGCTTCGGCAACCAGCGTATCTACAACGGCGATCCCAAGGCCCCGCATTCGGGTATGGATATCGCCGTCCCCGAGGGCACGCCGGTGAAGGCACCGGCTGATGGCGTCATCACCTTCGCCAAGCCCGACCTGTACCTCACGGGCGGCACAGTGTTGCTCGACCATGGCTTCGGACTGTCGTCCAACTTCCTGCACCTGTCGCGCATCGACGTGACCGTGGGCGAGCACGTGAAGCAGGGCCAGGTGATCGGCGCGGCCGGCAAGACGGGACGCGCCACCGGGCCGCACGTGCACTGGGGCTTCAACTGGTTCGGCACGCGGCTAGATCCGCTGTTGCTGCCGGGGATTCATTGA
- the folE2 gene encoding GTP cyclohydrolase FolE2, whose protein sequence is MYIHESPTRLLPDVASQDHALALGTLEWVGMDGMEMPVAFDAGDGDVRSTGARVGAFVNLVKAEARGIHMSRLYLLVSEALGARPLTIAGVRTLLEAFLASHEGLSDHARITIGFEHLVRRPALRSENSGWRAYPITVEATLSQGAFRLEITTDVVYSSTCPASAALSRQLIQDNFASAFSSGQPLDRDTVLAWLGTEKGVLATPHAQRSTATLRLCPVGEGVFPLIGLIDQVENALGTPVQTAVKRADEQAFALANGQNLMFCEDAARRIQKTLEAAPDVADYHIRVAHHESLHPHDAVAFARKAR, encoded by the coding sequence ATGTACATCCACGAGTCTCCCACCCGCCTGCTGCCCGACGTCGCGTCGCAGGACCATGCCCTCGCCCTCGGCACGCTCGAATGGGTGGGCATGGATGGCATGGAAATGCCGGTGGCGTTCGATGCGGGCGACGGTGATGTCCGCTCCACGGGGGCCCGCGTGGGCGCCTTCGTCAACCTGGTCAAGGCCGAGGCTCGTGGCATCCACATGTCGCGGCTGTACCTGCTGGTCTCCGAGGCGCTGGGCGCCCGCCCGCTGACGATCGCCGGTGTCCGGACGCTGCTGGAGGCCTTCCTCGCTTCGCACGAGGGCTTGTCGGACCATGCGCGCATCACCATCGGCTTCGAGCACCTGGTGCGGCGGCCGGCCCTGCGCAGCGAGAACAGCGGCTGGCGCGCGTATCCGATTACCGTCGAGGCTACGCTGAGCCAGGGTGCGTTCCGTCTGGAGATCACCACGGACGTGGTGTATTCCTCGACATGCCCAGCCTCCGCGGCCCTGTCCCGCCAGCTGATCCAGGACAACTTCGCCAGCGCGTTCTCGTCCGGCCAGCCGCTGGACCGCGACACCGTGCTCGCCTGGCTGGGCACGGAGAAAGGCGTGCTGGCCACGCCGCACGCGCAGCGCAGCACCGCCACCCTCCGCCTGTGCCCCGTCGGTGAGGGCGTGTTCCCCCTGATCGGCCTTATCGACCAGGTCGAGAACGCCCTGGGCACGCCCGTGCAGACGGCGGTCAAGCGCGCCGACGAACAGGCCTTCGCCCTGGCCAACGGACAGAACCTGATGTTCTGCGAAGACGCCGCCCGCCGCATCCAGAAGACCCTGGAAGCCGCCCCCGACGTGGCCGACTACCACATCCGCGTTGCCCACCACGAAAGCCTGCACCCCCACGACGCCGTCGCGTTCGCCCGCAAGGCGCGGTAA
- a CDS encoding squalene/phytoene synthase family protein, which produces MSDGATQSYIDKWLAVQPQQRIALGFVDPAVRDEHVALAAFEQELIASAYGIREPQVAAAKLQWWAEELSGAAAGGGRHPLTKQLFASERARRVPAALWLAPVLAAMAQLEQGTSSDFAAQFAAARGLHGALAALETAWWFGPEASAEAATRVATLSHLVFALSRLELDAERERLPLPMSRLARHGLSRGQLKTDAPARRDAIRAQLQELATGLRAALALDAPLSTFRGLEGRTALATARGAARAPEPFTELHRRQSRTGPATAIRAWLAARRAGRLG; this is translated from the coding sequence GTGAGCGACGGCGCAACCCAGAGCTACATCGACAAGTGGCTGGCGGTGCAGCCGCAGCAGCGGATCGCGCTGGGTTTCGTCGATCCGGCCGTTCGCGACGAGCATGTGGCGCTTGCCGCCTTCGAGCAGGAACTGATCGCCTCGGCCTACGGTATCCGTGAGCCGCAGGTGGCCGCCGCCAAGCTGCAATGGTGGGCGGAAGAACTATCCGGCGCAGCGGCCGGTGGCGGCCGCCATCCGCTGACCAAACAGCTGTTCGCCAGCGAGCGGGCGCGCCGGGTCCCGGCGGCGCTGTGGCTGGCGCCGGTGCTGGCCGCCATGGCGCAGCTGGAGCAGGGCACCTCGTCCGACTTCGCGGCCCAGTTCGCGGCGGCACGCGGGCTGCACGGCGCCCTGGCCGCGCTCGAAACCGCATGGTGGTTCGGCCCCGAGGCGTCCGCCGAGGCCGCGACCCGCGTGGCAACCCTGTCGCACCTGGTCTTCGCGCTGTCGCGGCTGGAACTGGACGCCGAGCGCGAACGGCTGCCCTTGCCCATGTCGCGACTGGCGCGTCACGGGTTGTCGCGCGGCCAGCTGAAAACGGATGCGCCGGCGCGCCGCGACGCCATTCGTGCCCAGTTGCAGGAACTGGCCACCGGCCTGCGCGCCGCGCTGGCGCTCGACGCCCCGCTGAGCACGTTCCGTGGCCTGGAGGGCCGCACCGCGCTGGCCACCGCGCGTGGCGCCGCGCGGGCCCCCGAGCCGTTCACCGAGCTGCATCGGCGGCAGTCGCGCACGGGCCCGGCCACGGCGATCCGCGCCTGGCTGGCCGCACGTCGCGCCGGTCGATTGGGCTGA
- a CDS encoding HAD family hydrolase: MSVLSFKPEGVFFDLDGTLLDSALDLHAAVVDLCAEQGVMPPSYDAVRPVVSRGSRAIIATAMPGLDAEAILALVPRYLEIYESGLARHTVPFEGIESLLAGIEAAGMRWGVVTNKPGFLTDALLPQAVPHWKPAVVVSGDTLPVKKPDPAPVVHACALAGCAPSRAVFVGDDRRDIAAGAAAGCYTVAVRWGYLDGGDPDTWEADTVVDRVSDLATLLGVGEAVA; the protein is encoded by the coding sequence GTGAGCGTGCTGTCGTTCAAGCCGGAAGGCGTGTTCTTCGACCTCGACGGCACGCTGCTGGACAGCGCCCTCGACCTGCATGCGGCCGTGGTCGATCTCTGCGCCGAACAGGGCGTCATGCCCCCGTCGTACGACGCGGTACGTCCGGTGGTGTCGCGCGGATCGCGCGCGATCATCGCGACGGCCATGCCGGGACTCGATGCGGAGGCGATCCTGGCGCTCGTCCCTCGTTACCTGGAGATCTACGAAAGCGGCCTGGCCCGCCACACGGTGCCCTTCGAGGGCATCGAGTCGCTGCTGGCCGGCATCGAGGCCGCCGGCATGCGTTGGGGCGTGGTGACCAACAAGCCCGGTTTCCTCACCGACGCGCTGCTGCCGCAGGCCGTGCCGCATTGGAAGCCCGCCGTCGTGGTCTCCGGCGACACGTTGCCGGTGAAGAAGCCCGATCCGGCGCCCGTGGTGCACGCCTGCGCCCTGGCCGGCTGCGCGCCGTCCCGCGCCGTGTTCGTCGGCGACGATCGCCGCGATATCGCCGCCGGCGCCGCTGCGGGGTGCTACACCGTCGCCGTGCGCTGGGGCTACCTCGACGGCGGCGACCCGGACACCTGGGAGGCCGACACGGTCGTCGATCGCGTAAGCGACCTCGCTACCTTGCTGGGCGTAGGGGAGGCGGTGGCGTGA
- the ubiG gene encoding bifunctional 2-polyprenyl-6-hydroxyphenol methylase/3-demethylubiquinol 3-O-methyltransferase UbiG — protein sequence MQTQNPSNVSPDEIARFEKLAARWWDPDGESRPLHDLNPVRAAYVGARANLRGARVVDVGCGGGLLSEALARAGAQVTAIDLGAKLIEIAKLHLFESNLQVDYRVQSSDALAAAEPASFDAVCCMEMIEHVPDPLVLIRDLSAMLKPGGQLFLSTLNRTPLAFGAAIVGAEYLMRLLPRGTHHYAQFLKPSEVAAMLRRFDLEIEDLRGLAYNPLTRNAALSSNTSVNYVLAARKVA from the coding sequence ATGCAAACCCAGAACCCATCGAACGTCAGCCCGGACGAGATCGCCCGCTTCGAAAAGCTCGCCGCACGCTGGTGGGACCCGGACGGTGAATCGCGTCCGCTGCACGACCTGAACCCCGTGCGCGCCGCCTACGTGGGCGCGCGCGCCAACCTGCGTGGCGCCAGGGTGGTCGATGTCGGTTGCGGCGGCGGCCTGCTCAGCGAGGCACTGGCCCGTGCCGGCGCGCAGGTGACGGCGATCGACCTCGGCGCCAAGCTGATCGAGATCGCGAAACTGCACCTGTTCGAGTCCAACCTGCAGGTGGATTACCGCGTGCAGTCGTCGGACGCATTGGCCGCTGCCGAGCCCGCGTCGTTCGATGCGGTGTGCTGCATGGAAATGATCGAGCACGTACCCGATCCGCTGGTGCTGATCCGCGACCTGTCGGCCATGCTCAAGCCGGGTGGCCAGCTGTTCCTTTCCACGCTCAACCGCACGCCACTCGCGTTCGGTGCGGCCATCGTGGGTGCGGAATACCTCATGCGCCTGCTGCCGCGCGGCACGCACCACTACGCGCAGTTCCTCAAGCCCTCGGAAGTGGCCGCCATGCTGCGCCGTTTCGATCTCGAGATCGAAGACCTCCGCGGGCTCGCCTACAACCCGCTGACGCGCAATGCCGCGCTGTCGTCCAACACGTCGGTGAACTACGTGCTGGCGGCCCGGAAGGTCGCGTGA
- a CDS encoding TRZ/ATZ family hydrolase, which translates to MSNSPIEIDLLIEARWVVPVEPHAVVLDDHAVAVHGGEILAILPADQARAAYAPKERVILDEHALIPGLINAHTHNPMTLLRGLADDLPLMTWLQEHIWPAEARVMGHDFIRDGVELAVAEMIRGGTTCANENYFFPDVIAATYRKMGFRAVIGLPVIDFPTPWAKTSDEYFSRALEVHESLQGEPLLTTAFVPHAPYTVSDENFERIRVLSDQLDIPVHLHTHETAQEVEEAVAKDGMRPFARLQKLGIVNERLLAVHMTQLTDGEIAACAAAGVSVAHCPESNLKLASGFCPAEKLRAAGVNVCIGTDGCASNNDLDMFSEMRTAALLAKAVAQDAAAFDAAYALRAATLNGAKAIGLGDRVGSIEPGKRADFAAVRLDALETQPLYHVASQLVYAAGRHQVSDVWIDGQRKLSGGELVDVDVAGIREKARGWRQRIAAGDDATDA; encoded by the coding sequence ATGAGCAACAGCCCCATTGAGATCGACCTGCTGATCGAGGCGCGCTGGGTCGTGCCCGTCGAGCCCCACGCGGTGGTCCTGGACGACCACGCGGTGGCCGTGCACGGCGGCGAGATCCTCGCCATCCTGCCGGCGGACCAGGCACGCGCTGCCTACGCGCCGAAGGAGCGCGTGATCCTCGACGAGCACGCGCTGATCCCCGGGCTGATCAATGCCCACACGCACAACCCCATGACGTTGCTGCGGGGTCTGGCGGACGACCTGCCGCTGATGACCTGGCTGCAGGAGCACATCTGGCCGGCCGAAGCCCGCGTGATGGGCCACGACTTCATCCGCGACGGCGTGGAACTGGCGGTGGCGGAGATGATCCGTGGCGGTACCACCTGCGCCAACGAGAACTACTTCTTCCCCGATGTCATCGCGGCCACCTATCGCAAGATGGGCTTTCGCGCCGTGATCGGCCTGCCGGTGATCGACTTCCCCACGCCCTGGGCGAAGACCTCCGACGAATACTTCAGCCGCGCGCTGGAAGTGCACGAATCGCTCCAGGGCGAGCCGCTGCTGACCACGGCGTTCGTGCCGCACGCCCCGTATACCGTGTCCGACGAGAACTTCGAGCGCATCCGCGTACTCTCCGATCAGCTCGACATTCCCGTGCACCTGCATACCCACGAGACTGCGCAGGAAGTGGAAGAGGCCGTGGCGAAGGACGGCATGCGTCCGTTCGCGCGCCTGCAGAAGCTCGGCATCGTCAACGAGCGCCTGCTCGCCGTGCACATGACCCAGCTGACCGATGGCGAAATCGCCGCCTGTGCCGCCGCCGGCGTGTCGGTGGCGCATTGCCCGGAGTCCAACCTCAAGCTGGCTTCCGGTTTCTGTCCCGCCGAGAAGCTGCGCGCCGCGGGCGTCAATGTCTGCATCGGCACCGACGGTTGCGCCTCCAACAACGACCTGGACATGTTCAGCGAGATGCGCACGGCCGCCCTGCTGGCGAAGGCCGTGGCGCAGGATGCCGCCGCGTTCGACGCGGCTTATGCGCTGCGTGCCGCCACGCTCAACGGTGCGAAGGCCATCGGCCTGGGTGATCGCGTCGGTTCCATCGAGCCGGGCAAGCGCGCCGACTTCGCCGCCGTACGCCTGGACGCGCTCGAAACCCAGCCGCTGTACCACGTCGCGTCGCAGCTGGTGTATGCCGCCGGTCGGCACCAGGTCAGCGACGTGTGGATCGACGGCCAGCGCAAGCTGTCCGGCGGCGAGCTGGTCGACGTCGATGTCGCCGGCATCCGCGAGAAGGCACGCGGCTGGCGCCAGCGCATCGCCGCCGGCGACGATGCCACCGATGCGTGA
- the efp gene encoding elongation factor P, which yields MGMLGLNDVKTGKKIIHNGDPWIITEADFVKPGKGQAFTRIRIRNLKDGRTTEQTLKSSDSYEEADAVDTDASFSYVEGTGNDREWIFMQSETYDQHRASLAAMGDAWKWLKGDEECVITLFNGNIIAVQAPKFVELKIVETDPGVRGDTSGGGGKPATLETGAVVRVPLFVNQDEVIKVDTRTGEYDSRVK from the coding sequence ATGGGCATGCTTGGCCTCAACGACGTCAAAACGGGCAAGAAGATCATCCACAACGGCGATCCCTGGATCATCACCGAAGCGGACTTCGTCAAGCCTGGCAAGGGCCAGGCCTTCACCCGTATCCGCATCCGCAACCTCAAGGACGGCCGCACCACCGAGCAGACGCTGAAGTCCAGCGATTCCTACGAAGAGGCCGATGCCGTCGATACCGATGCCAGCTTCTCGTACGTCGAGGGCACCGGCAACGACCGCGAGTGGATCTTCATGCAGAGCGAAACCTACGACCAGCACCGTGCCAGCCTGGCTGCCATGGGCGACGCCTGGAAGTGGCTCAAGGGTGACGAGGAATGCGTCATCACCCTCTTCAACGGCAACATCATCGCCGTGCAGGCGCCGAAGTTCGTCGAACTGAAGATCGTCGAGACCGACCCCGGCGTCCGTGGCGACACCTCGGGCGGCGGCGGCAAGCCGGCCACGCTGGAAACCGGCGCCGTGGTCCGCGTGCCCCTGTTCGTCAACCAGGACGAAGTCATCAAGGTCGATACCCGCACCGGCGAGTACGACAGCCGCGTCAAGTAA
- the epmB gene encoding EF-P beta-lysylation protein EpmB: MITASPMSRLSPPARAWRELWREAITDAGELLGAVGLAGRPDLLPPDDAGFPLRVPRGFVARMRPGDPNDPLLLQVLPRRAEHDTAEGFTVDAVGDMAAKAGQGLLHKYDGRALLIASGSCAVNCRYCFRRHFPYGEEIAAAAQWRDALAHVRADSSIREIILSGGDPLALATHKLAELTRGLAALPHVIRLRIHTRLPVVLPERVDAEFTDWLGALPLQKVVVLHANHANEFDDTVDAACGRLRDAGATLLNQSVLLRGVNDNADALASLSERSFAAGVLPYYLHQLDKVAGATHFEVDDAHALRLIDSLRRRLPGYLVPKLVRELPGDPAKRPIADFAR; encoded by the coding sequence ATGATAACCGCAAGCCCCATGTCACGCCTATCGCCGCCCGCCAGGGCTTGGCGCGAGCTATGGCGCGAAGCCATCACCGACGCGGGCGAACTCCTCGGCGCGGTGGGGCTCGCCGGCCGGCCGGACCTCCTGCCGCCCGACGATGCGGGCTTTCCCCTGCGCGTGCCCCGCGGCTTCGTGGCCCGCATGCGTCCCGGCGATCCTAACGACCCCCTGCTGCTGCAGGTGCTGCCCCGCCGCGCCGAGCACGACACCGCCGAGGGTTTCACCGTCGACGCCGTGGGCGACATGGCGGCGAAGGCTGGGCAGGGCCTCCTGCACAAGTACGATGGCCGGGCGCTGCTCATCGCCAGTGGCAGCTGCGCGGTCAACTGCCGCTACTGCTTCCGCCGCCACTTTCCCTATGGCGAGGAAATCGCCGCCGCCGCGCAGTGGCGCGACGCCCTGGCCCATGTCCGGGCGGATAGTTCCATCCGTGAAATCATCCTGTCCGGAGGCGATCCGCTGGCGCTGGCCACGCACAAGCTCGCGGAGCTGACCCGGGGCCTGGCCGCCCTGCCCCACGTCATACGGCTGCGCATCCACACCCGCCTGCCCGTCGTGCTGCCCGAGCGGGTGGACGCCGAGTTCACCGACTGGCTGGGGGCCCTGCCCCTGCAGAAGGTGGTGGTGCTGCACGCCAACCACGCCAACGAGTTCGACGACACGGTGGATGCCGCGTGCGGGCGCCTGCGCGACGCCGGGGCCACCCTGCTCAACCAGTCCGTGCTGCTGCGCGGCGTGAACGACAACGCCGACGCGCTGGCCAGCCTGAGCGAGCGCTCGTTCGCGGCCGGGGTGCTGCCCTATTACCTGCACCAGCTCGACAAGGTGGCGGGCGCCACCCACTTCGAGGTGGACGACGCGCACGCCCTGCGCCTCATCGACAGCCTGCGCAGGCGACTGCCGGGCTACCTCGTTCCGAAACTGGTGCGTGAACTGCCGGGCGATCCCGCCAAGCGCCCTATTGCCGATTTCGCGCGCTAG